The genomic stretch CTGCCGTGCTGATGAGCGAAGCCCCCGGAAAGTTATCGCGCTAATCACACGGCTGAAAGCAAAGTGGCCTGTGCAGGTTCTTTGTCATTTATTCGGTATTCACCGTAGCGTTTATTACGCGCAGGTGAAGCATCCGGTTAATGTACAAAGAATTGCATTACGAAGTCGGGTGAGAGCACTGCATGCTCTCAGTCGTGGTGCTGCAGGGAGTCGGGCAATCAGCCAGATGTTACGCCAGAGTGGCGTTGATGCAGGCCGGTGGCTGGCGCGACGACTGATGCAGGAATGCGGGCTGACCAGTCACCAGCCTGTTAAACATCGCTACCGAATAAATGAAGACAACAGTCCGGCATTGCCAAACTTATTGAACCGGCAGTTTAACCCCGCCGCACCAAACCGCGTCTGGTGTGGCGATATCAGCTTTATTCGCCTGCAGGACAGGTGGTGCTATCTCGCGCTTGTTGTTGATTTATATTCACGCCGGATTATTGGTTCAGCCCTCTCATTAACCGCTGATGCTGATTTGGTATGCAGGGCTTTGCGTAATGCCCTGGAAACACGGCCGCGTAATGAACGTCTTCTGTTTCATTCAGATCAAGGAGTTCAATATAAAAGTAATAAATACAGAAAGTTACTTTGGCGTTATGGGGTAATGCAAAGTATGAGTCGCAGAGGGAATTGTCTGGATAATTCGCCGATGGAAAGAGTCTTTCGCAGCCTTAAAAGTGAATGGCTTCCCAAAGGTGGTTATGGTGATTTTAGCCATGCGGTACTCGACATAAACCAGTGGATAAATGGTTATTACAACATGTACCGCCCTCATACGAACAATGGTGGATTATCGCCTTACCTGCATGAAGAAAAGTGGAAGCAGGTTATTCCGGTGTCCTGATTTTGTGATCCACTACAGTGCCGCGAGGCCGCTATTT from Scandinavium goeteborgense encodes the following:
- a CDS encoding IS3 family transposase (programmed frameshift); the protein is MIKTRRTKRTFSPEFKLEAIEQVVKYQRDVREVAQALELNPDHLRKWIRLYKQELLGIEPVGNAITPEQREIQQLKAQIKRLEMEKEIPKAGCRADERSPRKVIALITRLKAKWPVQVLCHLFGIHRSVYYAQVKHPVNVQRIALRSRVRALHALSRGAAGSRAISQMLRQSGVDAGRWLARRLMQECGLTSHQPVKHRYRINEDNSPALPNLLNRQFNPAAPNRVWCGDISFIRLQDRWCYLALVVDLYSRRIIGSALSLTADADLVCRALRNALETRPRNERLLFHSDQGVQYKSNKYRKLLWRYGVMQSMSRRGNCLDNSPMERVFRSLKSEWLPKGGYGDFSHAVLDINQWINGYYNMYRPHTNNGGLSPYLHEEKWKQVIPVS